GCTCTTGGCTTCAACAACGGCGTCACCGATCCGCGCCAGAAAGTCGTTTTCCACACCTTGAGGCACACCTTCGCATCCTGGTTGGTCGAGCAAAGCGTGGACTTGTATTCGGTCAAGGAACTCATGGGCCATGGCACGCTTGCGATGACCGAAAGATATTCGCACTTGTCCCCGGATAAGCTGCGCCGGGCGGTCAAGACCCTCGAAGCCGGCATGGACGCAGCCAAGGCTCGGGGCAAGGTCGTTAAGATCGGTGAGAAATAGGCAACATGATCCTGCCGGAACGGCGAAAGGAATAGCTCATGCCATTGACCATCGGGCATTTCTGCCCTACCTGTTTGCCATGAAGGGGCGCGAACTGTTGCGGCGGCTGGTCGCCCTCGGCGTGGTGGTCGAACCGGCCAGAGGTAAGGGCGGCCATTGCCTGCTTCGCCATGGCGGCAACAAGGCCCCGCTGCCTGTCCACGGTGACGCGGACATTAGCCCCGTCTTCATCAAGATGCTGTGCAAGCAGTTGGGCATTGACCCCAAGGAGCTTTAATATGCTGCGCTTCCCCGTGGTGCTGACCCCGGATGAGAACGGAACCATCATTGCCGAAGTGCCCGACATCCCCGGGACCATCACTTTCGGGCAGGACGAAGCCGAGGCCCTGGACATGGCGCTTGACGCAGCCCTGACCATGCTTTCCGCCATGATGGACGACGGCGAGGACATCCCCAGCCCGAGCGAACCCACGGCAGGACAAAGCTGGATCGAACTACCGCCCATGGCCGTGGTCAAGCTGGCCGTCTACCAGGGCATGAAAGATCAAGGCGTCTCACAACTCAAGATGGCCGCCCGGCTACACACCGACGCCAAGTCCGTGCGCCGTTTGCTGGACCTCTACCACCGCAGCAAGTGGGACCATCTGGAAATGGCGCTTGAAGCCCTCGGCTACCGCGTCCAGGTGCGCGTCGAGCCATCCCCGACCTACCCCGGCTTCTTTGGCGGCAGGGGCAAGGAACGTGTTTGGGGATGAATGTGGCCCCAAAGCCTTCAACGAGGGCCTTATGGACTCCAAGCTAAAACACGACCTCATGCGGGAAGCCTGTGAAACAGATAGCCCCGACACCCGCAAGGTTCGCCGTGATCGTCATGAAACGGCTTGCAAGGACAAACGGCGAGACAAGGGCTGCTGTGGCATCTGCGGCTCGGAGAATGTCATCCGCCAGAGCGTGGCCGTCTGCCACCAATGCGGCGCGGAAGAGCCGTACCTGATGCTCGAAGCTGAATGGTTCCAAGTTTGGCTTGATGCGGCACAACACAAAGAAAGCTGGCCTCATCCCCCCTGCGGACATGAACCGGATAAGCGACAACGGTTGACCATACCGCAAGATGCCTACGTCCTGAAGTGCCCGGACTGCGGGGCCGTGCATGGACCGCGCTGTCCAGCCTGCGGGAAACCTTCCTGGAAAGCTGGGGACAAGGCGTTTTGCACCCAGTGCGGGTTTCGACGAGAAGGACGATAACGACATTTCCCCGGCCTAGGCCGTGAGTGACCATCGTGCCGCCGGCTCTCAGGAAGACGGTATGCCCGCGTCACCTGCCCAGGGTCTTCAAGGTCGACCCCCAAACGGTTATTGGGAGTGTAGCCTCGCTGGATCAACATGGACCAATCCGACCTTCTGCGCGTCGTCTATGCCCATATCACCAGATGCAAAAACAACGTTAAATTCATTCAGGCGTAGCCGCATGGCCTGCTGCCGAGGCGAAATTATTGCGCAATGCGCTAGCCCCCAATTCAAGGCAGAACATTAATGTCATGCTACCCCTTTGCCACACCCCCCTTCGAACAGAACTTACAAACCAACAACACCATAGAAAGAGTTCATTCATGAATAATATATGGTGGGATGGATATGACTCTCGCACCAGAGCCTATTTTTTCTGGAAATGGGAGTATGATCGCAGAAATCAAAATTATTGCTGTGACTATTACAAGGCAATATTCACAGGCAAACCATCCCCTGAGTACTTTCATAAAACATATAAGCATGGACATCTTGACCCAGAAAAAGGACCAGACATATCGGATATATTAGAGTCAACACTCAAATCGAGCACACAGTTTCCGTTTAAGCCCTACCCCCCAGACAGTCTTTACCTAGACGAAACAGGAGGAGACGGACACCACGACGAGCAAGAGTGCATACACTTTATTACTTCAAGCGATACAATATTGTTTAATATAAACCCAAACATTGACCTAGCAACTCATATTAATATCCTCAAAAACAACTTTGAAGATGTTACAAAAGAATGGAGAGAGCACCCTCCAACAACGACACTACGCACATTCCCATTTGCTGGACTACGAGGACTCTACATACCCAAAGGCTACCGACAGCGAGACAATCACACGGGACGCGCCATTGGACTTGCACTGTATGACCTTGAAGTCAAAGGGATAAACTTACAAGAATCATTAAAACACCTTACAACCAGACATGCATCTTTTGCTATAACAGATAGAGATGAAAACACACTCCGTCGATACCTCCGGGCAACCCGTGACTGCGTAAACCGCCACGAGGTATTACCTTTAACCTAATTTTTGTCTGGTACAGTTTAGGATCATTCTTAACTGTCAAGCCTTTTTTGCTTGCTTGTGCTCCAGTGAGGCCAACACCCCACCGGAGGTCACCATGCAAGTCTCCATCGACTCTGTGGTCGCCGAAATGCAGGCGGCCCTCCCACCAATCTTCGCCGGCAAATCCCTCGACGTCCTAACAGGCGATGCTATCGTTTGGGCCTCGGTACAAAATGCCCGCAGTCGGCGCGAAATACCCTCTGATTGCTTCATCTACTCAGGGCGCAAGGTACTGATTCGACGTGATCCGTTCCTCACTTGG
The DNA window shown above is from Desulfovibrio sp. TomC and carries:
- a CDS encoding type II toxin-antitoxin system HicB family antitoxin, whose amino-acid sequence is MLRFPVVLTPDENGTIIAEVPDIPGTITFGQDEAEALDMALDAALTMLSAMMDDGEDIPSPSEPTAGQSWIELPPMAVVKLAVYQGMKDQGVSQLKMAARLHTDAKSVRRLLDLYHRSKWDHLEMALEALGYRVQVRVEPSPTYPGFFGGRGKERVWG
- a CDS encoding type II toxin-antitoxin system HicA family toxin, giving the protein MKGRELLRRLVALGVVVEPARGKGGHCLLRHGGNKAPLPVHGDADISPVFIKMLCKQLGIDPKEL